The following proteins come from a genomic window of Methyloceanibacter stevinii:
- a CDS encoding ATP-binding cassette domain-containing protein codes for MRDASFELGPGTICALVGVNGSGKSTIFKAIMGFVTPSAGQVRLCGLPVDKAVSKNIIAYVPQSEDVDWNFPVLVEDVVMMGRYGHMNLFRIPSKTDRRKVDEALERVNMTAYRTRQIGELSGGQKKRVFLARALAQEGRIILLDEPFTGIDVTTETAIIDLLRELRDAGHLILVSTHNLGSVPDFCDQVVLLNRTVLAAGPTATTFTQENLERTFGGVLRNFELSGQALHEDDDARSLNVITDDERPLVFYGVKEGKKKKQARDKVK; via the coding sequence GTGCGCGACGCCTCGTTCGAACTGGGGCCCGGCACGATCTGCGCGCTGGTGGGCGTGAACGGCAGCGGCAAGTCGACCATCTTCAAAGCCATCATGGGCTTCGTCACCCCGTCCGCCGGTCAGGTGCGGCTGTGCGGTCTTCCCGTGGACAAGGCGGTGTCGAAGAACATCATCGCCTACGTGCCGCAAAGCGAGGATGTCGACTGGAACTTCCCGGTGCTGGTCGAAGACGTTGTGATGATGGGCCGATACGGCCATATGAATCTGTTCCGCATTCCATCCAAGACGGACCGGCGCAAGGTCGACGAGGCCTTGGAACGCGTGAACATGACCGCCTACCGCACGCGGCAGATCGGCGAGCTCTCGGGCGGACAGAAGAAGCGCGTCTTCCTGGCGCGTGCTCTGGCCCAAGAAGGCCGCATCATCCTGCTCGACGAGCCGTTTACCGGCATCGACGTCACGACGGAGACCGCGATCATCGATCTGCTGCGCGAGTTGCGCGACGCCGGTCATTTGATTCTCGTCTCGACCCACAATCTCGGCAGCGTGCCCGACTTCTGCGATCAGGTCGTTCTGCTCAATCGTACGGTTCTCGCAGCGGGGCCGACCGCCACGACATTCACTCAGGAGAATCTCGAGCGCACCTTCGGCGGTGTGCTGCGCAATTTCGAGCTCAGCGGGCAAGCGCTCCACGAGGACGACGACGCGCGCAGCCTCAACGTCATCACGGACGACGAGCGGCCGCTCGTGTTCTATGGCGTCAAGGAGGGCAAAAAGAAGAAACAGGCTCGGGACAAGGTAAAATGA